From the Thermodesulfobacteriota bacterium genome, the window AACCGATTTTGCCCTCCTCAACCCCAACACCCACACCTGTCCAACCTTCCGCTCCCAGGCGGACGCCGAGCTGACCAGGAAGATTTACCGCCGGGCCGGGGTCTTCATCGACGAGGGGAAGGGCGAGGCGGGTAATCCCTGGGGGGTGCGGTTCGCCAGGCTGTTCGACATGGCAAGCGACTCCGGCCTGTTCCGCACCCTGCGCCAGCTTGAGGCCGCGGGCGGAATCCGGGAGGGCGGGGACTGGCGGCTGCCGGACGGCCGGCGCTTTGTCCCCCTCTACGAGGCCAAGATGGCGCACCATTTCGACCATCGCTGGGCCACCTACGAGGAGGATGGCCAGGAGTCCCGGGGCTGCACCCTGGCCGAGAAGGGGGATGCGGCCTTCCGCCCCCGGCCGCGCTACTGGGTGCCCCAGGAGGAGGTGGAGAGCCGCTTGGCCGCGAAAGGCTGGCAGCGGGGCTGGCTCCTGGGCTGGCGGGACATCTGCCGCTCTACCGACGAGCGGACGGTCATCGCTGGCGTGGTGCCGCGGGTGGGGGTGGGCGATAAGTTCTTGCTCGCCATGCCTAGACAGGAGGCAACCCGTTGGCCGGCGCTGATGGCCAACTTCTGCGCCTTGCCGCTGGATTATCTCGCTCGACAGAAGGTCGGTGGTACCTCATTGAAATACTTCACGATGAAGCAGCTCCCCATCCTTCCCCCCACCGCCTACACCCCCGCCGACCTGGCCTTCATCGTCCCCCGGGTCCTGGAGCTCACCTGCACCGCCCACGACCTGGCGCCGTTTGCCGCCGACCTCGGCCATCCCGGCCCGCCCTTCCCCTGGGATCCGGAGCGCCGGGCCGTCCTGCGGTCGGAGCTGGACGCCTGTTTCGCCCGGCTCTACGGCCTCAGCCGGGACGAGCTGCGGTACATTCTCGACCCGGCGGACGTCCTGGGGCCGGATTATCCCTCCGAGACCTTTCGGGTCCTCAAGAACCGCGAGATGCGGGAATACGGTGAGTACCGAACCGCCCGCCTGGTGCTGGCGGCCTATGACCGTTTGGCGGGCCCGGCCTCCAGCTTTTCCTTGTGAGAACCTGCCAGGAGATGCCAGTGGCTGCGATCTGGAACATCTACTGTGACGAATCCTGCCACCTTGAGCACGACGGTCAACCGGTTATGCTGTTGGGCTGCGTCTGGTGCCCTGCCATCGAGGCCAAGAGGCTGGCCTCGGAAGTGCAGGACCTCAAGCGCTGGCATCGGGCCGCCGGTGAGACGGCGGAACAGGGGCAAAAAAAAGGCCAACGCGGAGCGTTGGCCCAACTCCTTCTGCCTTTGGCAGATGAGATACTTCTTGTGTGGCCCTTGTCTCCCCCACCTGTCAAGGGCTTTTTCCGCACCGCTGGCCTGATACTGGGGACTTGCGACCGGCTTTGCCGGTGTCTGACCGGCAGTCCCGCGGGACGGGATGCTCACGGCCGGAACCGTGGATCTTCCTGCCGCCGGATGATGCTCAGGAAGCGGGTCAGGATGTCGGCGGTGATGTGGGTCGGGTTGGACTTCCGGATCGCCTGGGCAATCCGCGAAGCCTCATGGCCGGGAAGCCCGCCGGCCCGGTGGAGCTGGGCGAGAAGCTCCAGGCCCCACAGCACGGGGACGCCTTTCTGGCCGCAGAGCTTCCGTCCAAGATCATCGGTTGGGGTCCTGCTGGACGCCGGATCACGGAACGGCATCCCAGTTCTGCAGGCGGTCTTGCATCTCGGCGATACCGACGCGGAGCATCTCGGCGCCCCGGCTGAGGGAGATCCTGTCGTCCCGGATGGCCTGCCGGATCAGCCGGCTGAAGCGGTCCTCGCAGAAGTCGAAGCGTTGCATCCCGAAGGGCTCGGCCGGCTCGATGGCCTGGGGTTCCTCCTTGAAGGGAAGCCTCCGCTGGAACCGTTGCTGGAACGCCACGTTGAATCGCCCCCAGATGGACTTGTCGGCGGCCCCCAGTTCCACAAGACGCGCCAGCACGGTCTTGTAGCTGACCCGGAAGATGCGCTTGACCTTGAAGACCCGGTCTACCCAGTGCAGCCCAGCGGCCTCGTTCCATTCCTGGCGGAATCCCTCGCCAGGCATCAGGAAGTGTCCGGCGAAGAGATCGGCCTCCCGCTCCTCGTCCTTGTTCTCCTCGACCTGGGTGCCATCGTAGGCCGCGGGGTGCAGCAGGAGATGGCCGAGCTCGTGGGCGGCGCAGAAGATGCGCCGCTCCACAGAAATCCGCTCCCAGACGTTCACCACCACCGCGGGACCACCGTCCTCTTCCGCCACCGACAGGCCAAAGAAGCCATCGGACGCCATGGGAACCGGAAAGACCTTCACGCCGCCGTGCTCCAGCAGGCCGCAGATGTCGTGGACGGGCTCGCCGGGCTTGAGACCCAGCTTCTTCCGGCAGAGTCCGGCCGCCCCGGTCGGGTTCTCTCGCGAGCTGGCCTTTCGCACCTCCTGGAGGGTGAACGGCAGTTGTTGGCCCAGGACCTCTTCCAGGCAGTGGAAGTCGTCGAGCCATCGCGCCACATCCGCCAGCACGTTCTCGCGGTTCTGCATCCGCCTTGCGGACCGGAACCGGACGGTGCGCAGCTCCCGCACTGGCAGAAACAGGTCTGGGAGCTGCACCCCCAGGGCCTTGGCGATCGCTTGAATGGTTCTCATCCGCGGCTCGCTCCTGGCCAGTTCAAGGTTCTTCACCGCCGGCAGCGAGAGGCCGGCCAAACCTGCCAAGGCGCCTTGGCTCAGGCGCCGCGAGCTTCGCAACCGCCGAACATTCCGGGCAAGGACCTCCACGTTCATGCTCGCCTCCTCCATGGGGTTATGTTTCAGGACACCACATGGCAAGGAAATGTCAAGTGGTATTTTTGGAGGGATGGTCGGAGGCTGACGCGCTCCATGCGGAGGCGAAGGGAGTCCGCTGGCAGGGGCAACACGACGGAAGCCGTCCCGAGGGACGGCTTCGGCTGCATCTGGCATCCACGGTGCCATGACCAGGGGGGCGTCCGAGGCCTTCGTGGTCAGGTGGGCTCGGCGCCGGGTCCGGGAAACCGGTTCTCCAGCCAGAGGGCGGACAGCTCGATCTCGACCTCCTGGAAGGGCTCGGCCCGGACCCGATCGTTGCCGGCAAACACCCCCAGGACCAGCCAACGGCCGGCCTCAAGGCCGAAGACCTCCAGGGTCTTGTGCAAGGGATCGATCAGCCAGAAATGGCGGACGCCGTGCTGGGCGTAGATGCCCAGCTTGGTGATCCGGTCGACGCGGACCGTCTTCGGGGAGAGCAGCTCGCAGACCCAGTCCGGCGCCACCGAGATCCAGTTGTGATCCTCCACCGGCGGGAACCGGGCTGTCCGCCAACCGGCCAGATCCGGCACCAGCAGATGGGGGCCGAAGGCGATCTCGGGCTCCATCAGGATAATCCATCCTCCCGGTCCCCCCCGTCCCGAGTGGAAGGGGGGGCCGATCTCCTTGTCCAGGCTTGCCGCCGCGTAGGCATGGATGCGGGAAGGCCGGGGGCTGGCCACCAGCTCGCCGTCGATGATCTCGCCCACCAGGTTTTCGGGCAGGGCAAGAAGATCGGAGTAGGTGGCGGCGCGCTTGGCCGGATGGGCGATCATGGCTTCTTCCTCATCGGGTCCATGGCGAGATTATCCAGGCTGGAGACTTGGCGCCTCGCCGGGTCGTCCACCAGATGTTGGCTCGTCCACGGTCTGCCTGTCAACCAGGATGGGAGGGTTGCGCCCCTGGATCGGCTCCGACTGTCAGGCGGACAAACTCCCCCTCCCGCTCCGTTGCGGCCCGCTCTGGCGGTGGTCGACCTGACCAGCCGGAGAGCCGCTGCCGGCCCTTTCCTTGGATGGTGCTGGCGGCCAACGAGTGGCAGGTGAAAGACATCAGCCTTGAGGTGATCGAAGAGGCATACTCCCTGCCCGATTCCTTCCATGCCGACCCGGCGGACAGGATCCTGGTGGCGACCGCCAGGTTGATGCGCTGTCCGCTGTTGACCGCCGATCGCAAGCTTCTGGACTATCCTCACGTCGTCACCATCTGGTAGGAGGGGCGCGATGCCGCCACCGACCGGCGGCCACTCCCCAACAGGACCGCCGGCTGGTCGCTGGCTGCCTGGCCAACGGCCCGCCCACTTCTTTTGGTTGCTTTTTGCCCCCTCTAAAATTAAGGTTGAAGTCCGCCTGCGGCCGGGGCATTTCCTTATTTTCACGAGCAAGCGAGGCTCATTGCCATGTGGGACTATACGGACAAGGTCAAGGAGCATTTTCTCAATCCGAGAAACGTCGGCGAGGTGGAGGGGCCGGACGGGGTCGGCGAGGTCGGGTCGCTGGCCTGCGGCGATGCCCTGAAGCTGACCTTCAAGCTTGATGACCAGGGGAAGATCGCCGACGCCCGCTTCAAGACCTTCGGCTGCGCCAGCGCCATCGCCTCTTCCTCGGCCTTGACCGAGATGATCAAGGGCCTCACCCTGGACGAGGCGGCCCGGATCACCAACGAGGACATCGCCCGCTTTCTGGGCGGGCTGCCCCGGGAGAAGATGCACTGCTCGGTGATGGGCCGGGAGGCCCTGGAGGCGGCCATCGCCAACTACCGGGGGGTGCCGGTGCCGGCCGCCGAGGGTGAGCTGGTTTGCGAGTGCTTCGGGGTCACCGATGTGGAGATCCGGCGGGCGATCCAGGAGAGCGGCCTCAAGACCGTGGAGGAGGTCACCAATTTCACCAAGGCGGGGGGGGGCTGCGGCAAGTGCCACGAGCGCATCGAGGCCCTCATCCACGAGGTGCGGCAGGAGGCGCAGAAGGCGGAAAGACCGGTCGGGCCGCGGCGGCTGACCAATCTCCAGAAGATCCGCCTCATCGAGGAGGCCCTGGAGCGGGAGATCCGGCCCGGCCTCAGGCAGGACGGCGGCGACATCGAGCTGGTTGACGTGGATGGTGATGTGGTCATGGTCTCCTTGCGCGGTGCTTGCGCGTCCTGCGTCGCCTCGCAGCTGACCCTGAAGGACTATGTCGAGGCGCGGTTGCGGGAGCTGGTGCTCGATACCCTCACCGTCGAGGAGGTGCGGTCGTGAGCCAAGTCGTCTACATGGACAACAACGCTACCACCATGGTGGATCCAGCGGTCGTGGAGGGGATGCGGCCCTTCTTCACGGAGCGCTACGGCAACCCCTCCAGCATGCACTCCTTTGGTGGCGGGGTCGCCAAGGCAGTGGCCCGGGCCCGGCAGGAGATCGCGGCCCTCATCGGCGCCCAGCCGGACGAGATCCTGTTCACCAGCTGCGGCACGGAAAGCGATAGCACCGCCATCCTTTCCGCCCTGCAAACCACGCCGGAGAAGCGCCACATCGTCACCACCCGGGTGGAGCACCCGGCGGTGAAGAACCTCTGCGAGCGGCTCCAGAGCTGGAGCGGCCACCGCTACCGGCTCACCCAGCTGCCGGTGGAGCGGGACGGCACCCTGGATCTGGCCCGCTACGAGGAGGCGTTGTCCGAGGACACCGCCGTCGTGTCCGTGATGTGGGCCAACAACGAGACCGGCGTCCTGTTCCCGGTGCCGGAGATGGCCGCCATGGCCAAGGCCCGGGGCATCCTTTTCCACACCGATGCCGTGCAGGCGGTGGGCAAGATCCCCATCGACCTGAGCGAGGTGCCGGTGGATTTCCTGTCCATCTCCGGCCACAAGCTCCACGCCCCCAAGGGGATCGGCATCCTGTACGTGCGGCGGGGCACCCCCTACGTGCCCTTCCTGGTGGGCGGCCATCAGGAGAAGGGCCGGCGGGGCGGCACCGAGAACGTGCCCTCCATCGTCGGCCTCGGCATCGCTTGCACCCTGGCCGCCAGCCGGATGGTCGATGAGAACACCCGGGTGCGGCGCCTGCGGGACCGGCTGGAGGAGGGACTCCTGACCCGGGTGCCCTCGACGCTCTTGAACGGCCACAAAGAGCAGCGCCTGCCCAACACCACCAGCGTCTCCTTCGAATACGTGGAGGGGGAGGCGATCCTGCTGCATCTGGACCGCCATGGCATCTGCGCCTCCTCCGGCTCGGCCTGCACCTCCGGCTCCCTGGAGCCCTCCCATGTCCTTAGGGCCATGGGTGTGCCCTTCACCGCGGCCCACGGCTCCATCCGCTTCTCCTTGAGCGTCTTCAACACCGAGGAGGAGGTGGATTTCGTCCTCGACAAGCTGCCGCCCGTCATCACTGAGCTGCGCCGCCTCTCCCCCTTCTGGGAGGGCGAGCACCACGGCCGGCTTGGCAGCAGCGCCGGCGTTTCCTGCGCCTGCCCCTGCCCCCCGTCAAGAGAGAGCCTCATGCGCGTTGTTCCGCCCTCCTTCGTCATCCAGGACGACCTGGATCAGCTCGGTCTTGCTCAGCGCATCGAGGCCTGTGGCCGGGTCTGCTACAAGAGCGAGGCCAAGATCACCCCCACCTCGGCCGAGCCGTTTGTCCGCGGCATCATCGACAAGGGCCACGCCTCGGTTCTGGAGATGGCGGTGGCCACCTTGCGGATCCGCTTCGAGAGCGAATCGGTGGCCGGCCGCTTCTTCGAGACCCGGCCCCGTTTTCTGCACGTGGACCGGCCGGAGAAGGATACCCTGCTCGTCACCGGCAGCGTCCGGGCCTGGCGGGAGCACTGCCTGGGCCACCCCGGCACCAAGGTGGCCAAGGCGGCAGCGGCCTTTCTCGCCCGGCACCAGCCACTCCTCTTCGGCGATCTGGTGCCGAAAAGGGGCGCCATCCAGCCGGAGGGGGTGGCGGTGGAGAAGGTGCCGCTTCCCGAGGTGGACGCCCTGCCGGCGGATCTTCTGGGCAAGCACCGGCATCTGGGCGTGAGGTTCATCGTCAACCGGGCCGTCACCCACGAGATTGTCCGCCACCGGCCCTGCTCCTTTCTCCAGGAAAGCCAGCGCTACTGCCGGTATGCCGACGACCGTTTCGGCAACGAGGTCACCTTCATCGCGCCCCTGTTCTTCGCTGAGGGCAGCCCGGAGTACACCCTGTGGGCCCAGTCCATGGCCGCCAGCGAGGCCAGCTACCTGAGGCTCCTGGCCACCACCAGCCCGCAGGCGGCCCGCACCGTCTTGCCCAACTCCTGCAAGACCGAGCTCATCGTCTACTGCAATCTCCTGGAGTGGCTGCACATCCTGAAGCTCCGGACCTCAGCCGCTGCCGAGCCCTCCATGCGGGAGATCATGATCCCGCTCCTGGCGGTCCTCAGGGAGCGGTTTCCGGGAGTCTTCGGCGCCTTGCCGGTGCCAGCGGTGTAGGACGACCGCGGCGTCTCTCCTGTCTGTCGATCTGGCCGGGCCCCCTCCGGCGCCGGCAAAAGACTTCCGCCCGTGCCGCGGGCGGCTCGTTCATCTGAACCCCAACTGCACGAGAAGGAGGAAGCACCATGGTCTTGGATCCCACCAAGCACAAGGACTGGGAGATCGCCGAGGAGGCGGAGTCCCGCATGAAGACCGTCTACCAGCTGGCCGACGAGCTGGGGCTGTCCAAGGAAGAGCTGCTGCCCCACGGCCACTACGTCGCCAAGATGGACTACCGCAAGATCCTGGAGCGGCTCAAGGATCGGCCGGACGGCAAGTACATCGACGTCACCGCCATCACCCCCACCCCGCTGGGGGAGGGCAAGAGCACCTGCGCCATGGGCCTGGTGGAGGGTCTGGGCAAGCGGGCCAAGAAGGTGGTGGGCGCCATCCGCCAGCCTTCCGGCGGGCCGACCATGAACATCAAGGGCTCGGCCGCCGGCGGCGGCCTGGCCCAGTGTGTGCCCCTCACCCCGTTCTCCCTGGGGCTCACCGGCGACATCAACGCCATCATGAACGCCCACAACCTGGCCATGGTGGCTCTTACCTCCCGGATGCAGCACGAGGCCAACTACACCGACGAGCAGCTGGCCAAAAGGGGCCTCAAGCGTCTCGACATCCATCCCAAGAAGGTGGAGATGGGCTGGATCATCGACTTCTGCGCCCAGGCCCTCAGGAACATCACCATCGGCCAGGGCGGCCACATGGACGGCTTCCAGATGGCCTCCAAGTTCGGCATCGCCGTCTCCTCGGAGATCATGGCCATCCTGGCGGTGACCACCGATCTCGCCGACATGCGGCGCCGCATGGGCAAGATCGTGGTGGGCTATGACCGCCAGGACCGGCCGGTGACCACCGCCGATCTCGAGGTGGACGGCGCCATGACCGCCTGGATGGTGGAGGCCCTGAACCCCAACCTCATGCAGACCATC encodes:
- a CDS encoding SAM-dependent DNA methyltransferase produces the protein TDFALLNPNTHTCPTFRSQADAELTRKIYRRAGVFIDEGKGEAGNPWGVRFARLFDMASDSGLFRTLRQLEAAGGIREGGDWRLPDGRRFVPLYEAKMAHHFDHRWATYEEDGQESRGCTLAEKGDAAFRPRPRYWVPQEEVESRLAAKGWQRGWLLGWRDICRSTDERTVIAGVVPRVGVGDKFLLAMPRQEATRWPALMANFCALPLDYLARQKVGGTSLKYFTMKQLPILPPTAYTPADLAFIVPRVLELTCTAHDLAPFAADLGHPGPPFPWDPERRAVLRSELDACFARLYGLSRDELRYILDPADVLGPDYPSETFRVLKNREMREYGEYRTARLVLAAYDRLAGPASSFSL
- a CDS encoding XRE family transcriptional regulator, producing MEEASMNVEVLARNVRRLRSSRRLSQGALAGLAGLSLPAVKNLELARSEPRMRTIQAIAKALGVQLPDLFLPVRELRTVRFRSARRMQNRENVLADVARWLDDFHCLEEVLGQQLPFTLQEVRKASSRENPTGAAGLCRKKLGLKPGEPVHDICGLLEHGGVKVFPVPMASDGFFGLSVAEEDGGPAVVVNVWERISVERRIFCAAHELGHLLLHPAAYDGTQVEENKDEEREADLFAGHFLMPGEGFRQEWNEAAGLHWVDRVFKVKRIFRVSYKTVLARLVELGAADKSIWGRFNVAFQQRFQRRLPFKEEPQAIEPAEPFGMQRFDFCEDRFSRLIRQAIRDDRISLSRGAEMLRVGIAEMQDRLQNWDAVP
- a CDS encoding Uma2 family endonuclease, whose product is MIAHPAKRAATYSDLLALPENLVGEIIDGELVASPRPSRIHAYAAASLDKEIGPPFHSGRGGPGGWIILMEPEIAFGPHLLVPDLAGWRTARFPPVEDHNWISVAPDWVCELLSPKTVRVDRITKLGIYAQHGVRHFWLIDPLHKTLEVFGLEAGRWLVLGVFAGNDRVRAEPFQEVEIELSALWLENRFPGPGAEPT
- a CDS encoding PIN domain-containing protein yields the protein MVLAANEWQVKDISLEVIEEAYSLPDSFHADPADRILVATARLMRCPLLTADRKLLDYPHVVTIW
- the nifU gene encoding Fe-S cluster assembly protein NifU, whose amino-acid sequence is MWDYTDKVKEHFLNPRNVGEVEGPDGVGEVGSLACGDALKLTFKLDDQGKIADARFKTFGCASAIASSSALTEMIKGLTLDEAARITNEDIARFLGGLPREKMHCSVMGREALEAAIANYRGVPVPAAEGELVCECFGVTDVEIRRAIQESGLKTVEEVTNFTKAGGGCGKCHERIEALIHEVRQEAQKAERPVGPRRLTNLQKIRLIEEALEREIRPGLRQDGGDIELVDVDGDVVMVSLRGACASCVASQLTLKDYVEARLRELVLDTLTVEEVRS
- a CDS encoding FAD-dependent thymidylate synthase, with the translated sequence MAVATLRIRFESESVAGRFFETRPRFLHVDRPEKDTLLVTGSVRAWREHCLGHPGTKVAKAAAAFLARHQPLLFGDLVPKRGAIQPEGVAVEKVPLPEVDALPADLLGKHRHLGVRFIVNRAVTHEIVRHRPCSFLQESQRYCRYADDRFGNEVTFIAPLFFAEGSPEYTLWAQSMAASEASYLRLLATTSPQAARTVLPNSCKTELIVYCNLLEWLHILKLRTSAAAEPSMREIMIPLLAVLRERFPGVFGALPVPAV